From one Dermacentor andersoni chromosome 1, qqDerAnde1_hic_scaffold, whole genome shotgun sequence genomic stretch:
- the orb2 gene encoding cytoplasmic polyadenylation element-binding protein 3 isoform X2, giving the protein MGDYTFSVSANVRALSPVEFQPNPGNSALFFTPDQIGHTMQDDLLLEKTAGKQASSQLSTASVETTSNGEQALEEYSSRKGKGEDPAANSLPEKTESPDVVPSPLQMGFSSEVIATSGANFWSAVATDEAFIQGIPTVNGTLAFPSFPSPMLGAGHPQRRAITGAHNFAAPTRGPPPQGPPLFKAYSSWSSPQQPSWSSPPWSGLTQKRSVPSLGPLSPAGKESPKFRRSTSLPKPDEDGFQVAQGPLDTLRFPLEQQLLDMVRQDPPEAAAHYCKPWGGLGAASTLGSAAAYPGAAAEFRPDEARLQARGGRGGFSRRKGRAGGGGGGGGGGGGPWLLAGAKSPFFLDGDLVLEEQRCSPKGGEPAAERYSRKVFVGGLPPDIDEEEITASFRRFGPLVVDWPHKAESKSYFPPKGYAFLLFQDECSVQALMDACIQEEDKLYLCVSSPTIKDKPVQIRPWRLGDADFVLDASLPLDPRKTVFVGGVPRPLKAVELAMIMDRLYGGVCYAGIDTDPELKYPKGAGRVAFSNQQSYIAAISARFVQLQHGDIEKRVEVKPYVLDDQMCDECQGARCGGKFAPFFCANVTCLQYYCEHCWATIHSRPGREFHKPLVKEGADRPRAVPFRWC; this is encoded by the exons ATGGGGGATTATACTTTCAGTGTATCCGCCAATGTGAGGGCCTTGTCTCCAGTCGAGTTCCAGCCCAATCCAGGTAACAGCGCCCTATTCTTTACTCCCGATCAAATTGGCCACACGATGCAAGACGACCTGCTGCTTGAGAAGACCGCCGGCAAACAAGCCTCATCCCAGCTGTCGACTGCAAGTGTCGAGACTACATCCAACGGAGAACAAGCCCTGGAAGAGTATTCGTCGCGCAAGGGCAAAGGGGAAGACCCGGCAGCAAATTCGCTGCCCGAGAAGACTGAGAGCCCGGACGTAGTGCCTTCTCCGCTGCAAATGGGCTTCTCGTCAGAGGTGATCGCCACCTCGGGAGCCAACTTTTGGTCAGCTGTGGCGACGGACGAAGCCTTTATCCAGGGCATCCCGACTGTTAACGGCACGCTGGCTTTTCCCAGCTTCCCGAGCCCGATGCTGGGCGCAGGCCACCCCCAGCGGCGGGCCATCACGGGTGCGCACAATTTCGCTGCGCCGACTAGGGGCCCGCCGCCTCAGGGGCCCCCCCTGTTCAAGGCCTACTCCAGCTGGAGCAGCCCGCAGCAGCCGAGCTGGTCGAGCCCACCGTGGAGCGGTTTGACCCAGAAGCGCTCGGTTCCCAGCCTTGGGCCGCTCTCGCCGGCCGGCAAAGAGAGCCCCAAGTTTCGTCGGAGCACTTCGCTGCCCAAGCCGGACGAGGACGGCTTCCAG GTCGCCCAGGGCCCGCTGGACACGCTGCGGTTCCCGCTCGAGCAGCAACTGCTCGACATGGTGCGCCAGGATCCGCCTGAAGCAGCTGCCCACTACTGCAAGCCGTGGGGTGGCCTCGGTGCTGCATCGACGCTCGGCTCGGCGGCCGCATACCCGGGCGCCGCCGCCGAGTTCAGGCCCGACGAGGCTCGGCTTCAGGCGCGCGGAG GACGTGGCGGCTTTTCgcggaggaaagggcgcgcgggtggcggtggtggtggcggcggtggcggcggcgggcCCTGGCTCTTGGCCGGCGCCAAGTCGCCTTTCTTCCTGGATGGCGACCTGGTGCTCGAGGAGCAGCGCTGCTCGCCCAAGGGCGGCGAGCCCGCGGCCGAGCGCTACTCGCGCAAGGTGTTCGTGGGCGGGCTGCCGCCGGACATCGACGAGGAAGAGATCACCGCCAGCTTCCGGCGGTTCGGCCCTCTGGTAGTGGACTGGCCCCACAAGGCGGAGAGCAAGTCATACTTTCCGCCCAAGGGCTACGCGTTCCTGCTCTTCCAAGACGAGTGCTCGGTGCAGGCGCTGATGGACGCGTGCATCCAGGAGGAGGACAAGCTGTACCTGTGCGTGAGCAGCCCCACCATCAAGGACAAGCCGGTACAGATCCGGCCCTGGCGGCTCGGCGACGCTGATTTCGTGCTGGACGCGTCGCTGCCGTTGGACCCGCGCAAGACGGTCTTCGTGGGCGGCGTGCCGCGGCCGCTGAAGGCCGTCGAGCTGGCCATGATCATGGACCGGCTGTACGGCGGTGTCTGCTACGCGGGCATTGACACCGACCCCGAGCTCAAGTACCCTAAGGGTGCTGGCCGCGTGGCCTTCTCCAACCAGCAGAGCTACATTGCTGCTATCAGCGCGCGCTTCGTGCAGCTGCAGCACGGGGACATCGAGAAGCGG GTCGAGGTCAAGCCGTACGTGCTCGATGACCAGATGTGTGACGAGTGCCAGGGCGCCCGGTGCGGCGGCAAGTTCGCGCCTTTCTTCTGCGCCAACGTGACCTGCCTGCAGTACTACTGCGAGCACTGCTGGGCCACCATCCACTCGCGGCCGGGTCGCGAGTTCCACAAGCCTCTGGTCAAGGAGGGCGCCGACCGGCCGCGGGCTGTGCCCTTCCGCTGGTGCTAG
- the orb2 gene encoding cytoplasmic polyadenylation element-binding protein 3 isoform X1 — translation MGDYTFSVSANVRALSPVEFQPNPGNSALFFTPDQIGHTMQDDLLLEKTAGKQASSQLSTASVETTSNGEQALEEYSSRKGKGEDPAANSLPEKTESPDVVPSPLQMGFSSEVIATSGANFWSAVATDEAFIQGIPTVNGTLAFPSFPSPMLGAGHPQRRAITGAHNFAAPTRGPPPQGPPLFKAYSSWSSPQQPSWSSPPWSGLTQKRSVPSLGPLSPAGKESPKFRRSTSLPKPDEDGFQVAQGPLDTLRFPLEQQLLDMVRQDPPEAAAHYCKPWGGLGAASTLGSAAAYPGAAAEFRPDEARLQARGGKPDGQARDPNPSARVHYAGRGGFSRRKGRAGGGGGGGGGGGGPWLLAGAKSPFFLDGDLVLEEQRCSPKGGEPAAERYSRKVFVGGLPPDIDEEEITASFRRFGPLVVDWPHKAESKSYFPPKGYAFLLFQDECSVQALMDACIQEEDKLYLCVSSPTIKDKPVQIRPWRLGDADFVLDASLPLDPRKTVFVGGVPRPLKAVELAMIMDRLYGGVCYAGIDTDPELKYPKGAGRVAFSNQQSYIAAISARFVQLQHGDIEKRVEVKPYVLDDQMCDECQGARCGGKFAPFFCANVTCLQYYCEHCWATIHSRPGREFHKPLVKEGADRPRAVPFRWC, via the exons ATGGGGGATTATACTTTCAGTGTATCCGCCAATGTGAGGGCCTTGTCTCCAGTCGAGTTCCAGCCCAATCCAGGTAACAGCGCCCTATTCTTTACTCCCGATCAAATTGGCCACACGATGCAAGACGACCTGCTGCTTGAGAAGACCGCCGGCAAACAAGCCTCATCCCAGCTGTCGACTGCAAGTGTCGAGACTACATCCAACGGAGAACAAGCCCTGGAAGAGTATTCGTCGCGCAAGGGCAAAGGGGAAGACCCGGCAGCAAATTCGCTGCCCGAGAAGACTGAGAGCCCGGACGTAGTGCCTTCTCCGCTGCAAATGGGCTTCTCGTCAGAGGTGATCGCCACCTCGGGAGCCAACTTTTGGTCAGCTGTGGCGACGGACGAAGCCTTTATCCAGGGCATCCCGACTGTTAACGGCACGCTGGCTTTTCCCAGCTTCCCGAGCCCGATGCTGGGCGCAGGCCACCCCCAGCGGCGGGCCATCACGGGTGCGCACAATTTCGCTGCGCCGACTAGGGGCCCGCCGCCTCAGGGGCCCCCCCTGTTCAAGGCCTACTCCAGCTGGAGCAGCCCGCAGCAGCCGAGCTGGTCGAGCCCACCGTGGAGCGGTTTGACCCAGAAGCGCTCGGTTCCCAGCCTTGGGCCGCTCTCGCCGGCCGGCAAAGAGAGCCCCAAGTTTCGTCGGAGCACTTCGCTGCCCAAGCCGGACGAGGACGGCTTCCAG GTCGCCCAGGGCCCGCTGGACACGCTGCGGTTCCCGCTCGAGCAGCAACTGCTCGACATGGTGCGCCAGGATCCGCCTGAAGCAGCTGCCCACTACTGCAAGCCGTGGGGTGGCCTCGGTGCTGCATCGACGCTCGGCTCGGCGGCCGCATACCCGGGCGCCGCCGCCGAGTTCAGGCCCGACGAGGCTCGGCTTCAGGCGCGCGGAGGTAAGCCGGACGGCCAAGCGCGCGACCCGAACCCGAGCGCGCGCGTGCACTACGCAGGACGTGGCGGCTTTTCgcggaggaaagggcgcgcgggtggcggtggtggtggcggcggtggcggcggcgggcCCTGGCTCTTGGCCGGCGCCAAGTCGCCTTTCTTCCTGGATGGCGACCTGGTGCTCGAGGAGCAGCGCTGCTCGCCCAAGGGCGGCGAGCCCGCGGCCGAGCGCTACTCGCGCAAGGTGTTCGTGGGCGGGCTGCCGCCGGACATCGACGAGGAAGAGATCACCGCCAGCTTCCGGCGGTTCGGCCCTCTGGTAGTGGACTGGCCCCACAAGGCGGAGAGCAAGTCATACTTTCCGCCCAAGGGCTACGCGTTCCTGCTCTTCCAAGACGAGTGCTCGGTGCAGGCGCTGATGGACGCGTGCATCCAGGAGGAGGACAAGCTGTACCTGTGCGTGAGCAGCCCCACCATCAAGGACAAGCCGGTACAGATCCGGCCCTGGCGGCTCGGCGACGCTGATTTCGTGCTGGACGCGTCGCTGCCGTTGGACCCGCGCAAGACGGTCTTCGTGGGCGGCGTGCCGCGGCCGCTGAAGGCCGTCGAGCTGGCCATGATCATGGACCGGCTGTACGGCGGTGTCTGCTACGCGGGCATTGACACCGACCCCGAGCTCAAGTACCCTAAGGGTGCTGGCCGCGTGGCCTTCTCCAACCAGCAGAGCTACATTGCTGCTATCAGCGCGCGCTTCGTGCAGCTGCAGCACGGGGACATCGAGAAGCGG GTCGAGGTCAAGCCGTACGTGCTCGATGACCAGATGTGTGACGAGTGCCAGGGCGCCCGGTGCGGCGGCAAGTTCGCGCCTTTCTTCTGCGCCAACGTGACCTGCCTGCAGTACTACTGCGAGCACTGCTGGGCCACCATCCACTCGCGGCCGGGTCGCGAGTTCCACAAGCCTCTGGTCAAGGAGGGCGCCGACCGGCCGCGGGCTGTGCCCTTCCGCTGGTGCTAG
- the LOC126545529 gene encoding E3 ubiquitin-protein ligase MARCHF5 has translation MSTASTDGPCERRYCWVCFASEDEERDAAWVQPCKCRGTTKWVHQACLQRWIDEKQGGNSAAKVACPQCSSEYVVVLPSLGGPVYLLDLVDRSVYRACPFVAAGLLMGSVYWTAVTYGAVTVMQVLGHKQGLSVMEQADPLFLLVGLPSIPVVLVLARMVRWEDYLLRLWWRRSAPLAKRLLLVVPPQDPLSATRLLCGALLLPTVASLVGRLFFGRLAPSQRSLLGGLAFVALKGAAKIYLKRHQYLRQCRRRVLNYEQQQTPPP, from the exons ATGAGCACTGCAAGTACCGATGGCCCCTGCGAACG GCGCTACTGTTGGGTGTGTTTCGCATCGGAAGACGAAGAGCGCGACGCAGCTTGGGTGCAGCCGTGTAAATGCCGCGGAACTACGAAATGGGTGCACCAGGCCTGCCTGCAGCGCTGGATCGACGAGAAGCAGGGGGGTAACAGTGCGGCAAAAGTGGCGTGCCCGCAGTGCAGCAGCGAATACGTGGTGGTGCTGCCCAGTCTTG GGGGCCCCGTGTACCTGCTGGACTTGGTGGATCGGAGCGTGTACCGCGCGTGCCCGTTTGTGGCGGCGGGACTGCTCATGGGATCGGTGTACTGGACGGCCGTCACGTACGGCGCCGTGACAGTGATGCAGGTGCTGGGCCATAAGCAAGGCCTTAGTGTCATGGAGCAAGCCGACCCGCTTTTCCTGCTTGTCGGCCTGCCAAGCATCCCCGTAGTACTGGTGCTGGCGCGCATGGTGCGCTGGGAGGACTACCTGCTGCGACTGTGGTGGCGGCGATCAGCGCCGCTGGCCAAGCGGCTGCTGCTTGTTGTGCCGCCGCAGGATCCGTTGTCGGCCACGAGGCTGCTGTGCGGCGCCTTGCTGCTGCCCACCGTTGCGAGCCTGGTTGGCCGTCTCTTCTTCGGCCGGCTGGCGCCGTCGCAGCGTAGCCTGCTGGGCGGCTTGGCCTTTGTCGCCCTCAAGGGTGCCGCAAAGATTTACCTCAAGCGGCACCAGTATCTACGCCAGTGCCGCCGCCGTGTGCTTAACTACGAGCAGCAACAGACGCCGCCACCATAG